In Hyphomicrobium denitrificans ATCC 51888, the DNA window ACCGGATAAGCGCCGATACCATCAACGAGAGTTCCAAGAATAGTCGACCTTCGGCGGGCAAGTCGGCCGCCGAGCAGACAGCAAATGCAGTCTTTACATGCTCAGTAATAAGAAGGAATACTCTACACCGTAGAAGTGTCAAGGGCCCGTATCGGCATGACTGACCTGAGACCTAAGACGCGGCGCCGGCTCGATAAGCAGGCGATCCTCGAGGCGGCGTTCGAGCTGTTCGCCGAGGAGGGGGAATCCGGCTTTTCCATTCGCAAGCTCGCGGCGTCCGTGGGGGTCGACCCGATGACGGTGCTGCATCACTTCCGGTCGAAAGACGAACTCTTACGGGCGATCGCCGATCATGCCGTGCGGGGCGTCGAGATACCCCGAGCGACGGAAAGCTGGCAGAACGATCTCAAGGCCGTCGCCAACACGTTTCGCTCGCTGGCGCATCGCTACCCGCGCGTCTTCCATTTACATTTTCGCTACCATGCGACCGGTCCCGCGGATCACGTCGCGAGCGAGATCGTCTATTGCGCGATGCGGCGTGCGGGTCTTCCTGATGATCGTGCGGCGGGTCTCGGGCTTGCGTTCTACGCGTTCGTGCTTGGTTTCGCGCTGGCCGAAGCCGAAGGCTTGCTGCGACCGATCAACGACGCCGACGAAGCAGAACTCGATGCGCTGGACGCCGATGCCTACAAGTCGACGCGGGCCCTCATTCCAGCGCTCAAGGGGCTCGATCCGGATCTGGCCTTCAGCGCTTCGATGGATGCGTTCATTGCGGGCGTCGCGAATTTCTCGGACCGCACGTCGAGCTGAAGCGGTGTAATCCGGAGCGTTCGCAAAGGTGGTGGGAGCACGGACTGCAAGGCGTGCAGCCCGTGCGTTCAGATCGTCATCCGATGCGGCTAGAACGGCCTGGCTTTGGCCACGAGGTCTTGGGTCGGTTCGAGCCGATACAGCGAAGCTTCGGTGCCGTCGGTCAGAAGGTAGATGAAGCCATCCGGAGAGACCGCGACGTCGCGAATGCGGCCGATCTTGTCGTGGAAATAACGGCGTTCACGGGTCACGACTCCGTTCGTCACTTCGAGACGGATCAGGCATTGTCCGACCAGCGTGCCGACGAGGAAGTTGCCCTGCCAGTCGTCCGGCATGACGTTGCCGCTGTAGGCGACGAGGCTCGCGGTCGCGACCGACGGCACCCAATGGTGCACCGAATCGACCATGCCAGGAGCCGTCGTGAGGTTTGAAATGGTGGTGTCGTCGTAGTTGACGCCGTAGGTCACGATCGGCCAGCCGTAGTTGCTTCCCGAGGTGATGATGTTGAGTTCATCGCCGCCCTTCGGGCCTTGCTCGATCGACCAGAGCTGGCCGTCACCGGCATTGGCGATGATACCCTGCGGATTGCGGTGGCCGTAGCTGTAGATTTCGGGAAGCGCGTCGTCACGGCCGACGAAGGGGTTATCCTGGGGAATGCTGCCGTCGGTGTTGATGCGGATGATCTTGCCGCCGTCGTCGAGCAGATTTTGCGCGCGCTGCATCTGAAAGCGATCGCCGATCGTCAGATAGAGCATCCCGTCCGGCCCGAAGGCGAGACGGCCGCCGATCTGGTCGGTGGCCTTGATTGCGGGACGGCTTTCGAAAATGACCTTCGTGTCTTCGAGCGCCTTGTCTTCCAGGCGTGCGCTGACGATGCGAATGGTCGAACCGTCCGGTCCGTTATGCATCAGCGAGAGAAAGATGCGCCGGGTGGTCGGAAAATCGCGGTCGACGAGGACGTCGAGCAGGCCGGAGTGGCCGCCGAAGGCAACCTCGGGTACGCCTGCGATCGGCTCATCCAGCATGTGGTCGCCTTCGATGAGGCGGAGCCGTCCGGGGCGTTCCGTCACCAGCGCGCGCCCATCGGGCAGAAATGCGATTGCCCACGGCATTTCGAGCCGTTTCGCAACGAGCGGGCGCAGTTCGAAGGGGAGGTCGCGTTCGTCAACGTATTCGGGTGGCGCGATCGTCGAGGACGACTGCGGCTCGCCGACCGAGACTTCGGCACCTGCATCACTCGGAATAAAAAGGGAAAGTCCTGAAATGAGAATGCTGGCGAGGCCACTTTTGAGAGCAGAACGGACATTCGCGCCCGATGCGATCTGGTTCAAATTTGCCTCCGCCCAGGTCACCGAAGAGAATTGTTTCAGTTTGGTGACACTATTCGAAAACGTGGCGTCAGCAAGCCCGCGAAATGAATATTCAGACAACCGAACGGCTTAGAGCGGCCGGCATACGTGCGCCGTTCGCGATTGCACGGCAGCGTATGACAAATGTCACACTGCCGGCTGCGAGGCGGTGGGTGATTTTCGATTGGAGATTTGGAGACAGCGCGGTTCCGAGTGGCGCGCATCGTGCCAGAGGTTGTGATGTGCATCTTGGCGCGTGCGGTCATCATCCGCATCGCGCCAAGGCATGACGTGCGAGCGGCTCAGGCGCTCGCCTGTTCACAATCCTGTTCGATCTCGGTTTCGGTCACCGAGACAAGGTCGGAAAACGCGTAGGGAAAGAGTGTCGAAATCGCGCCGCTCTGGAACATGGCATCGACGCGGGCTGCCTCGGCCATCATCTCGGCGATGTCTTCCGGGGTATCAATCCAAAGATTGGGTTCGACAGTGTGTTCGACGGTGGGTTCGGCTCTGGGCCGCGCCATCAACTCGAGCGACATTACGCAAAACTTTCTCTGTCCGAATTTCGCGGCCAGCACCTGGCCGAGGACGACCCTACGCGAGCACCGCCATCCATGACGTTAACGGGAAAAGCCTGTCTTATCCTGTGCTTAACGACAGGTGAAAAGCATCGTTAAACACCGAGATATCGCCTCGGAAGGGTCGATGGCTGCGGTTGCGAGCTACAAACGTAGGCTTATTTGTCCGGGTTCCGATCAGACTGTGCCGGAAAATTACCAAGGTGTGACAGCAGCTGCTCGCGCAGGTCGTCCGGTCCCGCGTGGACGGCGGCGAGGATATCGCCGAGCGTTCGCCGAAGACCGTGCAGCTGGTCGAGCAGGTGCAAGACCACGGACACCCCCTCGTCATTGACGCCGATGCCGCCCTTGAGGTCGGTTATGAGGTGGGCGCGGGCTATGTCGACCTCGGTGAATTCCGCCTGGCCTTCGTCACCGGCAGGGATGAGCCAGCCGGCCGTCACCCATTCCTTGACGACGTTGTCTTCGAGGTGGGCGCGAACCAGAAACTCTCGATACTGCATCTCATGCCTCCGTGTCGTGCCGGGCGGCGCCCGTGCCTTGCTGCCATTCCGAGACGAGTTTTTCGAGCTCGGGGTCGGGCTTTTCCGGCAGCATGATCTTCAGGGTGACGTACTCGTCACCGGGTAGCGTGTCGGCCCGCTTGATGCCCTTGCCTTTGAGACGAAGCGTGCGGCCGCTGTTCGACCATTTCGGCACGGTCATCGTCACGGTGCCGTCGATCGTCGGCACCTTGATCTTGCCGCCGAGCACGGCATCGGCGAGCGGCAACTGCAGCTCGACTTGAATATCGTCGCCCTTGCGCGTGAATACGGGATGCGGCCGGATCTCGACCTCGACGAGCGCGTCGCCTGGCTCGCCGCCGTTGAAGCCGGGCGAACCCTTGCCGCGCAGGCGCAGTGTTTGCCCGTCGCGCGTTCCGGCCGGGATGGATACATCCAGCACGGAACCGTCGGGCAGCGTCACCTGGCGGCTTGCGCCGTTGACGGCATCGAGGAAATCCAACGCGAGCTTGTAGTGCTCATCCTGGCCGCGCATGCGGACGTTGCTACGGGACGTCGAGGAACGGCGGAACATCGAGGAAAAGAGATCGTCGTCGCTCGCGAAGTCGGAATATCCGCCTGCGTTCGCGTAGGAATCGGCATCGCCCCCGGCGTAGTTGCGATAATACTCCCGCTTCGGCGTTTCAGCGCCCGACGCATCGATCTCGCCCTTGTCGAAACGCGCGCGCTTGTCGGCGTCGCCGACGAGTTCGTAAGCCGCCGAAACTTTCTTGAACTCGTCCTCGGCGGCCTTGTTGCCGGGGTTGAGATCGGGATGCAGTTTTTTCGCAAGCTTGCGATAGGCTTTCTGGATGTCATTCTGCGATGCGTCACGTGCGACGCCAAGCACCTTGTATGGATCGTCGCTCAACAGCCTTGCTCCAATTCTGAGCCGCGCGGGGCGTGCAACCTTCGCCTCAAAAATAGACTGACGCGGGCACCTTGAAAACCGTTTCGAAAGAGGGCACTGAGAATGGCGCAGCGACACAGGGTTTCGCTGGCTCAAATCACCGTACATAAAATTAGATAGAAACGCAGAACGATCGCGTTTGTTCGATCCGTGGACTTGACGTTTCAAACTCTCGATCCGAATGATAGCGGCTTGGGCCGCACGTACCCGAAGGATAGTTCGCTGGCCAAGATTTTCTCTATTGTCGCGTTGTGCGTGTTGATGCTTCAAGCAACGCCTGTCAGCGCCGAGCCGGATGTCCACACGGCGAAATTCTGGCTGCCGCATTGTCAGAAGTCCGACATGGCCTGCATCGGGTATCTGCAGGCTTTGCTCGACATCAACAATCTCGAGCGTGAAAACGGATACCATGTCCAGTGGTGCGCGCCGGAAATCATCAAACTCGAAGATTTGCGCGTGGTCATCGTTCGCAAGCTCAAGGCCGAGCCGGACAGTCTGTCGTCGCCGTTCGTAAGGGTTGCGACCAACGCCCTGATCTCGGCGTATCCGTGTCTTGAAGATCTGATCAAATGACTGCTTGCGCCAACTGACGTACCGAGCCGGTCCTCCGCCTATTTCTTTTCGAGCAGGATCTGAGCGCGCGACTTGATTGTCGATTGAACGACCTCGGCGACCTTCTGCAGGAACCAAGGAAGCAAGACTTCGATGCGCACGCTGTCGTCTTCGACGTCAGCTGTTCCTTCCGCGGTCTGGCCGAGGGCGGTGAAACGAAAAGCGAGCCGGTTGTCGGTCCACGTCTCCTCGTCGATCTTGAGGACCGGCAGGCTCGCGGACGCCGATCCGAGGCCCGACTTCAGCCGGCGGATAGCTTCCTCCCTGCCGAGGCTATGTGGAATGGTAACCAAAACAGGTTTCGTCATCATCGGCTCCTGGCGCTCCGGCCACATTAGCGGAACTCGCCCGATCGTGTCGCGGTTCGCGATGGCGTCGGATGACTGGCGAAGCCTGTGCCTTCGGCGCGGCGGGGGCCTTAAGACGCCGGATCGACGCTCTCAAAGCATCCGGTGCCGGGCGCCCTTCGTCGGCGCCGATTTCCTAGCGGACGTCGAAAAGACACTGGATGGCTGGGAAATGTGCGACGAGGCATTGGTGCAAGAACGGAAACGTGATTGCTGAAGCGTTTACTCTGCCGGGATCTTTCCCGAGCCATTCCGGCGCATTTCATTTAGGAGGCGGGGAACGGGCCGGGGGTTCGCTCGTTTGTTGTTCGGTGGCGGTGGCGTAGGCAATTACCGTGAACTCCCGTTCGATTGTAGTGTTGGTTCTCTATGCGACGCTGGTGACCGGCTTAACTGCGGCCATCGCCGAAGTCGGCACGGCTATGGCGCGGCAGACGGCTGGCCTGCTTCTGTTGGCAGAACGACCAGATCAGCCGGTTTCGCGGGTCGAAAAGGGCCTCGAGGTGGAGGCCCGGGTCTCTGACTTCCAGCCAGTCAGCCACGTCATCGAACTCCACGCTTATCCGGCGACCGACGCCTCCGCCGTGGCTTTGGCCATGGCGATGGACACGGCCGAGGCCGCTGTCCTGCCTAAGAAAGCTCTCCCGGCGACCGCACCGAAGCTTGCGGCGAGAACGGTCAAGCCGCGGGTCGCAGGGTGGATCAAGCGGGTCCGCGCTCCTGTTCCGCCGATCGAATTCCACGAAACGACCGCGCAGCTCATCCAGCGGCATCTGCGGGCCGATATGTAGTTCGGCATTTCTCCTAAAATTGCCGTTCTTGAATGGGTTCGTCCTGCAACTTGATGCGGACGCGTCACAACCGCGCTGAAATCAGTCCGCCGCACCACAAGTGGACTTGCCCATTTATCCCCAAATCAGATTGTTTACGTATGCCGACGGCAGCAGTCGTGCCGCGTAGTTGTTGCTCCCGGATTTACGGGATGACTTCTCCCCCGAAGTCAATATCGGCTGAGGCAGAACACACGCCGTCCCCAATAGCGGTTCTGTCGGGGCGATAAGCTCAAAAGAGAGCGGCCGAAAGCGCCGCTCTCTTTTTGTTTGGACTCCATCTCAACCTGCGGGGCCGTCAGCGCTGCTGCTCGTTTGTCTCCGGTTTGCAGATGATCTCGGCCTGCGTACAGGAGGCCTCCCGCACATCGATCAGCGGTTTGCAATTGGGCGGCGCTTCGCTTTTTCCCGCCTTGGCGCACTTGTCGGCGTTGGCCGTCGCGTCCTTGCAGAGCTGGCGCATGTCCTCGCAACCTTGGTCGGCAAATGCCGGAGATGCGAGCGCCAAGGCCGCTGCCGCCAGAGCGACGTGCATCAAGCGAGCGAAGCGCTGACGCATAAGGCTCGGCATAACATTGCAATAGAAGTCTTTGCTCATCTCGATCCTGATGTCGCGGCCGTCTGCAAATCCGGTGCGGATGCTGGCGAAAATAAATTCGTAGCCGTTCGCTCTGAATTTCGCCTTATGA includes these proteins:
- a CDS encoding TetR/AcrR family transcriptional regulator, whose translation is MTDLRPKTRRRLDKQAILEAAFELFAEEGESGFSIRKLAASVGVDPMTVLHHFRSKDELLRAIADHAVRGVEIPRATESWQNDLKAVANTFRSLAHRYPRVFHLHFRYHATGPADHVASEIVYCAMRRAGLPDDRAAGLGLAFYAFVLGFALAEAEGLLRPINDADEAELDALDADAYKSTRALIPALKGLDPDLAFSASMDAFIAGVANFSDRTSS
- a CDS encoding PQQ-dependent sugar dehydrogenase; amino-acid sequence: MNQIASGANVRSALKSGLASILISGLSLFIPSDAGAEVSVGEPQSSSTIAPPEYVDERDLPFELRPLVAKRLEMPWAIAFLPDGRALVTERPGRLRLIEGDHMLDEPIAGVPEVAFGGHSGLLDVLVDRDFPTTRRIFLSLMHNGPDGSTIRIVSARLEDKALEDTKVIFESRPAIKATDQIGGRLAFGPDGMLYLTIGDRFQMQRAQNLLDDGGKIIRINTDGSIPQDNPFVGRDDALPEIYSYGHRNPQGIIANAGDGQLWSIEQGPKGGDELNIITSGSNYGWPIVTYGVNYDDTTISNLTTAPGMVDSVHHWVPSVATASLVAYSGNVMPDDWQGNFLVGTLVGQCLIRLEVTNGVVTRERRYFHDKIGRIRDVAVSPDGFIYLLTDGTEASLYRLEPTQDLVAKARPF
- a CDS encoding chaperone modulator CbpM gives rise to the protein MQYREFLVRAHLEDNVVKEWVTAGWLIPAGDEGQAEFTEVDIARAHLITDLKGGIGVNDEGVSVVLHLLDQLHGLRRTLGDILAAVHAGPDDLREQLLSHLGNFPAQSDRNPDK
- a CDS encoding DnaJ C-terminal domain-containing protein, whose protein sequence is MSDDPYKVLGVARDASQNDIQKAYRKLAKKLHPDLNPGNKAAEDEFKKVSAAYELVGDADKRARFDKGEIDASGAETPKREYYRNYAGGDADSYANAGGYSDFASDDDLFSSMFRRSSTSRSNVRMRGQDEHYKLALDFLDAVNGASRQVTLPDGSVLDVSIPAGTRDGQTLRLRGKGSPGFNGGEPGDALVEVEIRPHPVFTRKGDDIQVELQLPLADAVLGGKIKVPTIDGTVTMTVPKWSNSGRTLRLKGKGIKRADTLPGDEYVTLKIMLPEKPDPELEKLVSEWQQGTGAARHDTEA
- a CDS encoding Rap1a/Tai family immunity protein → MDLTFQTLDPNDSGLGRTYPKDSSLAKIFSIVALCVLMLQATPVSAEPDVHTAKFWLPHCQKSDMACIGYLQALLDINNLERENGYHVQWCAPEIIKLEDLRVVIVRKLKAEPDSLSSPFVRVATNALISAYPCLEDLIK
- a CDS encoding polyhydroxyalkanoic acid system family protein translates to MTKPVLVTIPHSLGREEAIRRLKSGLGSASASLPVLKIDEETWTDNRLAFRFTALGQTAEGTADVEDDSVRIEVLLPWFLQKVAEVVQSTIKSRAQILLEKK